A window of the Arachis duranensis cultivar V14167 chromosome 5, aradu.V14167.gnm2.J7QH, whole genome shotgun sequence genome harbors these coding sequences:
- the LOC107489881 gene encoding uncharacterized protein LOC107489881: MTRKYLDRFNDECLEIDGLTDSVASLCLTNDLLNEDFRKYLTTKPVWTMHEIQTVAKEYINDEKVSRVVAANKRQPSYNQPRQHGNGERQKEQIRDGGPSKASRSFPRVGKFTNYTPLTLPIMEVYQLIAEKGILSKPRPLKDRTGRNKSLYCDYHKGYGHQTQDCFDLKDALKQATRDRKLAEFSHLIREPRRRHRDHDDEGKTRSVKQRQEPEDNDHGLTVINVVTAKNAAPKSRSAHKKDSRVLAVSSSSTRYSNRSPIISFSPKINGSTTPHGYHGQGGNRSCQMNPRRHGGRLEHYIPQRI, translated from the coding sequence ATGACCAGGAAATACCTGGACCGGTTCAACGACGAGTGCTTGGAAATCGACGGCTTAACAGACTCGGTGGCCAGCCTTTGTCTGACGAACGACCTCCTTAACGAGGACTTCAGAAAATACCTCACCACAAAACCAGTATGGACTATGCACGAGATCCAAACCGTAGCTAAGGAGTACATAAACGACGAGAAAGTTAGCCGAGTTGTGGCTGCCAACAAACGGCAGCCCTCATACAATCAACCCAGGCAACACGGTAACGGAGAAAGGCAGAAGGAGCAAATCAGAGACGGGGGCCCGAGCAAGGCATCCAGATCATTTCCCCGGGTAGGAAAATTCACCAACTACACCCCACTCACCCTCCCCATCATGGAAGTTTATCAGCTAATTGCTGAAAAAGGAATCTTATCAAAGCCCCGACCACTCAAGGACCGCACCGGGAGAAACAAGAGCCTCTACTGTGACTACCACAAGGGCTATGGACACCAAACACAGGACTGCTTTGACTTGAAGGACGCACTAAAACAGGCGACAAGGGACAGAAAACTGGCTGAATTTTCACATCTTATAAGAGAGCCGAGGAGGCGACACCGTGACCATGACGATGAGGGAAAGACCCGATCGGTGAAACAGCGACAAGAACCCGAGGACAATGATCACGGCCTCACCGTAATAAACGTAGTGACTGCCAAAAATGCAGCACCAAAGTCGAGATCagcacacaagaaagactctAGAGTCCTGGCAGTCTCCTCCTCGTCGACACGATACTCCAATAGGTCCCCAATCATTTCCTTCAGTCCAAAGATCAATGGTTCGACGACGCCCCATGGTTATCACGGCCAGGGTGGGAACCGGTCTTGTCAAATGAATCCTCGTAGACACGGGGGCAGACTCGAACATTATATTCCGCAACGTATTTGA